AAAAAGACAATTTGATCAGGGAGCTCGCTTCCTAGCTACTTGTTTATCGTTCGACTTTCACCCTTGCTCGTTCCCCCAACCACCTACAGTATTGCCCCAGTGCCGCGTGCGAGGGTGCAAACGACCACGAATAACCTGTCACTGAAGACGCGTGGAATATGCTGAGACAAACCAACTGATGTAAGTTTTGCCTCTCTATTTGGGACTATTTCCTCATGTACTTGGATTTTTTTAGAGCAGCTTGGGATTGATCTGTATCGGCAGTTCGAATTCAGTTTTTGATTTATGTGTGAACTATAAACGAATAGAATCTTTGCAATCTAGAAACTCCGGTTACTCTTCTAGATGCTTTGCTGGTAACAAAAAAAGAGCATGAATGGAAATGTTGATGATCGAAATAGAATTACTTCAAAACAATAACATGCCCATGAAACACTAACATACTCTCAGTTCGTTGTGAAATAAGAAACTACAAATATTCGATGCTTATTTGTGATAAAATTGATcaatttttttttagaaaaggaggatgacccccggcctctgcatctgggcgatgcatacggccactttattaattattctcataAGAACTTACAAAGCAATACAACagcaagactaaagccaccgtctaagcaacaactgtcgctacacctatccaattgatgaaggggcgcagatagtctgggactaataccaaacagacatcgcagccaaacctaaacatctaagacctgaggtcccaaccaggacgcctgccgggtatggggcacctaccagtccggcgcactcctcaaccagggcgcctgccgggtatgaggccgccgcagccacctgccaccaatccatcttcagataTGTACTGTTGCATGTACCGTACCAGgtctctctgccatcgacgccaccacgacgcccgaCAGCTCGTCCTCCTACGCGAGTCCATCCTCCCACAGCAAACTATGAATCTGCACTGCGCCACGCCGTCAAGATCCGTCGCCATCAGTGTGTAGGATGAatcaccgctccaccaaagaatcCGTCCTCTGGGCCCTCGATCACGTGTgtacctccaagaatgacgcccccaagggaggaacgacaccagagcgccgccgtcatccgatcatccgatctagggtttccccccggaggtagcagagagtggccttgaacttctccacggcgatgccttcaagaagggaacgacgcagatagcgccgccaccgccggccttAGCAGACGCCGAAGGCAAGTTTTCACCCAGATCAGTTCGAAGGGATCCAACTCTCGTGCACGGGCCGCCCTCACCACCAGCACGACCAGGCAGAACCCTGGAGCACCGGCAGATCAGCGAGCCGCCGGCACCACCGCATCCAGATCGCCGGGCACGCCGGGCCACCGCCATCCAACGTGCCGTCCGGGTCAGAGACGGAGCCGCCGACCGCGcacgccggagcgccgccgcctgcacACGCCGGAGCGCCACCGAGAGCCCAGCGCCTGCCACCGCTTGCCGAGGGCCGCCGCCGCGCACCCCGAGCGGACTCCCACGCACACCAGGGGAAACCGCGAGTGTGAGCCTTGCCGTCGCCCCCAAGCTCGCGCCGGCGCGCCCTGCCTCCAGCGTGCCGCCAACAACCTCCACGATCCGCCCACGCCTGATCCAGCGAGTCGTGGGAGAagagatcccgccgccgccgacgccgaccGGGCTTCGCCTGGTGGCGGCGAGGAGGAGAGGTCGGGGGAGGGACGAGGacgcggcggcgctagggttcccCCCGGTCGCCGCGCAGGGGCGACACGGGAGGAGTCGGGAGGAGGTTCCAATAAAATTGACCAATGTATGAGGAATATTTTGAATGTAGTCCTAATGAATAAGTGCATATGGAAGAGAGAaaataaacaagaaaaaaatCATTTAGTCTTTACAATTTATAAATATTTTCCTTGCAATATTCAATCAATGGGGTATAAAAATGTCTTGAGATGATATTTTTAAGATACTATTGCAATGCAATTTTGAGAGTTACACAGAATGCAAAACCAGATGCCCAAAAATGGACTTCATTTTAGGTTTTCTTTTCGCTGCCAATGTCATTTTGTATGCAGTACCACAAAAATCCTTGCACGAATATAAGTTTCCAAACTACTCATTAAAAAACATTACGTGTAAATGCAAAGCATTTCTTCTGTACCAAGCAACATTTCGGAGAAGCACTTTGTACAGGGCTCAACATGGTGAAGTTACTCTTTATTTAAGGAGGTCACGTGGTTATTATGCATGTTTCCTTTGACATAATTGAATCTACAATGCTGCAAATTCATGTTTTTTTTATTAACATCACTTTGGCCTAGATAGCTATTATTTCCTGCTTCTCATACAAGTTTTTGACTGCTCCGCAAATTTCATCATCATAAGTGAATTTCCCAGTGATCATTGCTAGAACTCCTATCATCTCCATCTACCTTAATAATCAGACCGGCAAAGGTAGATCCATCGGATTGCATGCCGTGTTCTGTGTATTTGAAAGATATCCAGTGCATTCTACTCTTCTTCATACAGTGCTTACACGCTGCATCATCAAAATATTAAATTTGTAGACGAATATAATTACATATATATTAATTTGGTGCTTTCTCCTCTGGTGCTTCCATTCCATGCTATACATCAGAATATGAAAGTTGTAGACGCGCTCGATCTCCTGATGGGTGAGATGCTAAGCGATGCCAGCCGCTTTACGTACGTCTCTCCCAGGCTCGATCTCCCACACAGATGCTATACCCACATGCACGCAATGCATAGGGATGCGAGCAACACCTGAGAGGCTGAGAATCTTTCCTCCATGCCACGTCCTATAAATCCCCATGCAACAGAGCCATGCATCTCATCAAACTCACGGCTAGCTACCCACTAGCCGCGCCACACTTATTGAACTTACATAAGCTCAGGCAGGTAGCAATGGCCAGGAGGGGGGCTTTCTCCATGGGAGTGGTGGCCGCCGCTGCCGTGCTGGTGGTGCTGTGCGCCGCCGTGTCGACCGCCGCGCAGCCTCGCCCCCCACTGCCGAAGAATTCCCGCATGATCACCCCTCGGCGGTTCGGGAGGAGGAAGCAGGTGCTCACCTGCGACGAACCAAAGGACGGTTACAGCCCCTGCGTCGCCACCTGCGACAGCCGCTGCCCCAACGAGTGCATCGTCATGTGCCCAGGCTGCAAGACCTACTGCCGTAAGCATACTAATGTGCCTGCATAGATTAGTTAATTAATTGAGGTGCATCAATTAATTAGTTAACTTTTTGTTCAAGTGTGCGACTTCTACCCTGGTGTCTCCTGCGGTGACCCCCGCTTCACGGGGGCCGACGGCAACAACTTCTACTTCCATGGTAAGAAGGACCAGGACTTCTGTGTCCTCTCCGATGCTGACCTCCACATCAACGCTCACTTCATCGGCAAGCGCAACCCCACTATGAGCCGTGACTTCACATGGATCCAGGCTCTGGGCATCCGCTTCGCCGACCACCGCCTTTACATGGGTGCCCAGAAGACCACCAAGTGGAACAACGACGTCGACCGCCTCGAGTTGACCTTCGATGGAGAATCGATCAACATCGCTGCAGACATCGGGGCAAAATGGCAGTCCACTGCCATGCCTGGCCTGACCGTCACGAGAACCACCGTGACCAATGGCTTGAGCGTCCAGCTTAAGGGTGTGTTCGACATAATGGCTAAGGTGGTGCCCATCACGAAGGAAGACTCACGCGTCCACAACTACGGCATGACGGAGGACGACAGCCTCGCGCATCTGGACATCGGGTTCAAGTTCTACGACCTCACCGGCGATGTTCACGGTGTCCTCGGCCAAACCTACCGCTCTGACTACATCAACAAGTTGAGCGTGAGCGCCAGCATGCCTGTGATGGGTGGCATAGCCAGCTACATATCCTCTGACATCTTCGCCGCTGACTGCAAGGTCGCTAGGTTTGGTCGTAGCGTCGGCATCTCCATGGTCACCACCGCGGCGAACTAAACTATTTCTCAAGACAACATCACTCTGATGTAATTGGCCTACTGATGATGGATATAGGCCCACAAATAAAATAATATGTGACAAGTACAATTTTTAACATTGTTTTGTACCAAAAATCAACAACCTTCCAAGGAAAAATGAAATGAACTTTGAAGCTGCAAATTATAATGGTGCTTTCCTATCTGTTCATTTTTATGTTATAATATGTGATGCGATGGGCAGATTGCTCTATAGTTGTTCTCCTGCCCTATTCTAGTTCCTTTTTTAGGGTTCCCCTATTCTAGTTCTGTTACTGAATAATAACAATACACGAGTCAAGAATGTTGAATGTCTCCGTCGAGCATTGTAAGGCCATGTACAATGTAAGGTATTTCAGGGAGGTTTTTGAGAAATAAACCATTTTTTCTTCGAACTTTATTTGTAGAGGGTAGATGCTTAATTAGGCTCCTCTCCTATAGAGATAAGCATTGTTTCTTCAGAAAGCTCGGTTTATTTTACTATGCACTTTGCATTGGACAAGGCCTAAGTGTCATGGGCATGGGTCGTGCTTAATTAACTTGTTATAATTGTAATTATTATGTGTAGAAGTAAAGATGAAGTCAATTGTTTCCAGTGACTCCATGATGTGATAAAGAGATCCAACGACATATGCCCATGACACTTAGGCCTGAAAAAAATTGTTTAGGAAACCGGACCAATTTTTGTCATTTTCATGCAATGGTATAAGTTAGTGTAGAAGTTTTTCAATGGCCAACGGATGAGTCAACGGTTATCACTTCACCTCAAAATCTGACCCATTCTCTCTTCTTTGCTGGTCCAGTTGAGCTACCGGAACTTATTACGACGATGTGCTGGTATCTATGGTGGCAACGGAGGCAACTTGTCCGAGCTGAGGACATATTATCACCTGAGAGAACTGCACCGGCTGTTATTGCCCTGGCTCCGAATTTTGCGCGTGCGGCGGAGGTAAAGATTGTACCAAAAGTAAACAAGTGGCCGCGCTTTCTTTCTAGACAGAAAATCTTAAATGTGGACACATCCTTTTTCGAGGGCGATTATGTAGGGTCGTGCGGAGCTGTAATCCATGATCATCGGGGGAAATTTATAACGGCATCTACGGCAAGGTTGGAGCATGTAGCTGATGTGTTTTCGGTAGAAGCAGCTGCTTTAGCGGAAGGATTGAAACTGGCAAGGAATACTGGGTGTTCTAACCTAGTGGTCAGATCGGACAATAGTACAGTTATTGATGCCATGAACTTCAATGAAGGCTATTCTATGGTTGCGGCGCCGGTTGCTTGATGATTGTCGAAGTATTTTACAAGATTTTGGGAAGGTGACTATTGAGCATTGTATTAGAGAGTCAAATTTTGTAGCTCATGAATTAGCTAGATGGGACGTGATAAAAATCCATCTTTTTGGGTTGATGCCCCGCCGGAGTTCATTGTTAAACTGTTAGCAGATGATGTAACGGTCATATGATTAATAAAGTTTGCCTTCCCATAAAAAAAACCTAGACTTTTCTTCGGAGATGGTCCGGTTTCTAAGAAGTCTATGTGACAACTCGGAGAAGATGACATCATCGTGACACAACAAATGGACGAGAGAATATATTCAGCAAAAGCTCATGGAGGACATCACATTGTTCGTTAAATATACCTAGTCTcatccggatgatttgtatttgaaAAACTGAAACTATCACCGAAAACAGATATGCAGCAAAACAAATGGACGAGACTGGATATATTCAGCGGTGATGTGAACTTACACAAAAGACCATCTAAGAGAtgtaaaaaatagaaaaaaggaAATTGCACGATAAATTATGTGATGTGTAATCCATACATTTTTTTGCCTTCACACCTAGCAAATATTTTGTCACCAATTTTTAGAAGAACGAGTTTCT
The Aegilops tauschii subsp. strangulata cultivar AL8/78 chromosome 3, Aet v6.0, whole genome shotgun sequence genome window above contains:
- the LOC109731735 gene encoding uncharacterized protein; translated protein: MARRGAFSMGVVAAAAVLVVLCAAVSTAAQPRPPLPKNSRMITPRRFGRRKQVLTCDEPKDGYSPCVATCDSRCPNECIVMCPGCKTYCLCDFYPGVSCGDPRFTGADGNNFYFHGKKDQDFCVLSDADLHINAHFIGKRNPTMSRDFTWIQALGIRFADHRLYMGAQKTTKWNNDVDRLELTFDGESINIAADIGAKWQSTAMPGLTVTRTTVTNGLSVQLKGVFDIMAKVVPITKEDSRVHNYGMTEDDSLAHLDIGFKFYDLTGDVHGVLGQTYRSDYINKLSVSASMPVMGGIASYISSDIFAADCKVARFGRSVGISMVTTAAN